In Pseudoxanthomonas sp. SE1, the genomic stretch TGCGGGCTAGAAGGCGTTAGGGCTCATGATCATTCTTTTCCGCATCCTGATATTGGTCGCGATTGCTTCCCTTCTAGCGGCGGCGTGCCTGCCGTTCGATCGCCCATTCCAGATCAGCGTCGATCTCAATCAGCCGCCACCGGCCTGGCTGGCTCTTTCGGGTGCATTTGTCATTGCCGTCTTAGGCGCAGTGGTGGCTTCAGGAGCACTTTTTCTGTTCCGGGGTTGGGGCCGCTGGTTGGGTGCTCTTGCTTGTGTGGCTGGGCTTGTAATCGCTTGGCTGGCCGCTGGCTCGCCTATCGCTCGATCCGTGAGCACCTTGGCCACCACACTCCTGGTGTTATCCGCGTTCACTTGGCTGACGGTCTTGGTACTCTCATGTCATCCCTCGGTAATGGTTAGGTTTCGGCATGAGCGGTAACAGCTCATTCAAGCCGAGCCCACTATGTGGGTTCACCCAACCCAGGCACTAGGCGCAATGACGCGACTACATAAGCTATGCCTCATAGCCCTCATGACAGCCGTGCTCGGCTGCACGCCATCGATCTCCCGCGATCAATCCAAAAGTCTGGCCGCGGCGAGTGCCGTCCTTCTCGCGCACCCCGAGGGAGACATTCCTGAATCCAGCTGGCCTGAGGTTGTGGCCAACCTCAAGCCAAAGCGCGTTTACCGCAACCATCAAGGCGTCTACATCTGCACATACGAGTTCTTTGTTGAGCAGCAAGGTGTTTTCATCCTTGACCCGGCATCAACGTTCATACCAAATCACAATGGAGATCCCAGCTATGAGGTCGTCGCCGCAGGCATCTTCACCTACCGTAGCGCTGGCTAGTTCGCGCCGGGCAGTCCATTCGAACTGATGCCGCTTTGCGGTGTAGCCTGATTCAGACGTTGAATCGCACACAAGAAAACCATGACCACTGAAAAAGACGATCATTTCTATGATCGGGCAGACGCCCATATTCATCTGGCCAACGATCAAACGAAAGACACGGGTCGCGGCAAAGTGAGCGCCTCGTTCCTTTATGGGGCTGCACGATTCAATGTCCATGTCGCGGCCTGCAACTGCGAATCAAAGCATCAGATGATCAATGAGCGCGACAGCATTCGTGACTACTACGTCGCCGAGTACACGAAGATGCTGGAGGAGCATCTGGATGACTACGTTGAGCATTACGACAGGTACATGCGCAAGGACACGTAGGGTCCTGACAGTTCATTCAAGCCGAAACCGCACCATGGCGACGTGATCAGGCGTCAGGCGGCATCGCGAGGGTGCAGAGCGCTGAAGACGGCACCTGAACATTCCTCGTGCGACATTCGGCTTCCCTTTCAAGCGTGAGGCGCCGAATGGCTACGCAAGATGAAATCATGGCTCTGGAGCGAAAGTTCTGGCAATCCATGATGGACATGGACCTCGATACGGCTGTGTCCCTTCTGGATGAGCAGTCCACGGCTGCAAGTGCCCAGGGCATCCATTACTTCGACCCCGCCGAGTACAAAGCGATGGCCCTATTGGGGGATGCTCGAATCACGTCTTTCGCGTTCTTTGATGAGAGAGTCATCTTCCCTGTCCCGGACGTGGCTATCGCTTCCTACAAGGCAAAGCAATCTTTCACGATGGGCGGGAAAAGTCATGAGATGGTCGTGTATGACACAACCACATGGATCAGGAAGGGTGGAAGGTGGGTAGCTTCTGCCCATACAGAGTCGCCTGAGCAGAAAGATCCGTCGGGCGCCACCTGAAGGGGCATTCAAGCCAACTCCACCTCGTTACGCGACTCAATACATGCGTCGAGCATCAAGGATGTCCCACATGACCCGCGACCTCGGATTCTGCGTGATCTACCGTGCACGGGTACATCCCGACAAGGAAGCCCAGTACATCGCCGCCTGGTCCAGGCTGACGATGCTCATCCGTACCCAACGGGGTGGACTGGGTTCCCGACTCCATCGCGGCAACGACGGGCTCTGGTATGCCTATGCGCAGTGGGAAAGCGCGGAGAAGCGTGCGGCTGCATTCGCAATGCCCGCCGTCGACCCGGCGGCACAGGCCGACATGGCCGACGCCATCATCGAATCTTTCCCCGAGATTCTGCTGGATCCGGTAGAGGATCAGTTGATGCCGGTCCAGATACGCAGGACAGGCTGAGCTGCACGTGATGTTCAACGGCGGAGCCGGTACACCCATCGAACAGGTGTCGTCCGCACGTCTTGAACGCCCCTACGCCTCGAACCGACCTCCCGCATCACGGTCACGCGCATATCGCTTCGCGAGTGGAAACGCGGGCAGCCAGGACTCGCGACGGATCGTCCACAGCTCGTAGGTGGGCGTCAGCTGGTCGGGGGCATCCAGGGACCCGAGGTTGAGTTCGATCTCGTCTCCGCTGCAGCCGAACACCGACGCGCCGCAGCGAGGACAGAAGAAACGTCCGGCGTAGTCGCGCGTCTCGCCTTCCACCGTCACCGCGTCGCGCGGGAAGATCGCCGAGGCGTGGAACAGCGCCCCGTGATGCTTGCGGCAGTCCAGGCAATGACAGAGTCCAACGCGATACGGGCGCCCCGACGCCACGAACCGCACGTTGCCGCACAGGCAACCACCGGTGAATCGCTCCATGCTGCATCTCCTTCGAACCAGGCACACAAGGTACACACCTGACAGGGAAGGAAGCGCTGGTGCCGCGCATTACCCATGTGGATGCGCATTGTCGGCGCATCGCGCCGTGCGTCGCGCTGCCCTGCGCAGTACGATGCGCCCACTCCGTCCCAACGTGGTATGCCCATGTCGAAGTCCGAATACCTGCTGATCTCCCGCGGCCAGTGGGACGAAACCGCCTCGCCGCAGGATGTCCAGAGCGCCATCGACCGTTTCTACACGTGGTACGAACAGGGCCTGGCCGATGGCGTGCTGAAGCCCGGCAGCCGGCTGGAGACCCACGGCAAGCGGGTCACGCGCGATGGCATCACCGACGGGCCGTTCGCCGAGGCGAAGGAACTGGTGGGCGGTTACTGGTTCATCGTCGCCGACTCGCTGGACGACGCGGCGCGGATCGCCGCCGGGAACCCCTGCCTGCCGTACGGCCTGACGCTGGAGATCCGGCCGCTGGAAGCCGCGCGGGCGCGTGCCAACGATGTGACCAACGAAACGCCGCCGGCCTGGCGTTCGAGCGGCGGCTGAGCCGCGCCGATGACGGCAGCGCATGCCCGGCTGGAAGGCGGCTGCCACTGCGGCGCGATCACGCTCGCCTTTTTCACCTCGCTGATGCCGGGTGCCACGGCTCCGCGCGCATGCGACTGCAGCTTCTGCCGCGCACACCGCGCGGCCTGGGTGTCGGATGCCGCGGCGCAGCTGATCATCCACGCGCATCGCCCCGACCGGCTCCGCCGCTACCGGCAGGGCTCGCAGGCGGCGCAGTTCCTGCTGTGCGGCGACTGCGGCGTGCTGGTGGCGGTGATATTCGAGGAGGATGACCGCATCTGCGCGGCCGTCCATGTCGGTTGCCTGGACGCGCGTGATGCGTTTGCACCTGCCGTGGGCGTCTCGCCGCAGACCCTGACGCCCGACGAGAAGACTGCGCGCTGGCGGCGGCTGTGGATCCGCGACGTGCGGATGGTGCCGTAAGTCGGCCTTTGGGCCCGCAAGCGTTTGAATCCCGATGTCCGGCCATTGACGGTTGCGCGCAAGCCGCTGGGCCTCGTGCGCCCAGTGCGATGAGAGAAGGACAAGGTACGGTGCCTTGTCGGCGCAAGGGTCCAGGCCTTGCGTGCAGACCATGCCGGCCGGCGCGTAGGCTTTCGAGCCCCGGGCGCCGCCCTCAGGATCTCGCGCGCCCGGCGTAGCGGCTTGTGCGCAAGAGCGTTGGCCTTGGTGCCGCGAAGTCCGGAGCGCCGTATGCAAGGCTCATCGGCCTCGCGCTTGGGATCCTGGGGCTTGCGCGCAGGGCTCGATGCCAGACAGGCGACGTCCACCGTGACAAAGAGCGGTCCCGACAGGCCATGCACAAGGCCTGATGCCTTGCGCGCACGGTGCATTTCCTTGCACTTGTGCCGCGTGGAGTGGACGCGCCGTGCCGCTATGTCAGCCCCTCGCCATCGCCGCCTCGATCTCATCGGCGCTGCGTGCCAGCGCGTCGGTCAGCACGACGGGCTCGCCGTCGGTGACCAGCACGTCGTCTTCGGTGCGGATGCCGATGCCGCGCCACTTCGGGTCGACGGTGTCGTCATCGTGGCCGACGTACAGGCCGGGCTCGATGGTGAACACCATGCCGGCTTCCAGCAGGCGCGATTCGCCGTCGATGCGGTAGTCGCCCACGTCGTGCACGTCCAGGCCCAGCCAGTGGCCGGTCTTGTGGCGGTAGAAGCGGCGGTAGGTGCCTTCGGCGAGATTCTTTTCCAGCTTGCCTTTCAGCAGGCCCAGCCTGAGCAGGCCTTCGGTGAGGGTTTCCACGGCCGCGACGTGCCCGGCCTCGTAGGGCACGCCGACGCGCGCGCATGACAACGCGGCGCGCTGGGCGTCGCCGACCAGGTCGTGCAGCGCGCGTTGCGCGGCGGTGAAGCGGCCGTTGACCGGAAAGGTGCGGGTAATGTCGGCGGCGTAGCCGCGGTATTCGGCGCCGGCATCGATCAGCACCAGTTCGCCATCGCGCGCCTGTGCCGTATTGGCGCGGTAATGCAGCACGCACGCATTGCGGCCGGCGCCCACGATGCTGTTGTAGGCCGGCCACGCGTCGTGGGCGCGGAACACGCGCTCCACGTCGGCCTGCAGTTCGTATTCGCGGATGCCGGGTTTCGCGGCGCGATAGGCGGCCTGGTGGGCGAGCACGCTGATGTCGGCGGCGCGCTGCATCAGCTTGATTTCTTCCTTGGACTTGAACAGCCGCAGGTCGTGCAGCAGGTGGCCGAGTTCGAGGAATTCGTGCGGCGGCTGCGCGCCCTGCTTGACGTGCGCGCGCACGTGGCGCACCCAGCCGATCAGCTTGAGGTCGAAATCGGCATCGCGGCCGAAGTGGTAGTAGACGCGCGAACGCCCTTCCAGCAGGCCGGGCAGGATCTCGTCGAGGTCATCGATGGGATAGGCATCGTCCATGCCGTAGTCGTCGACCGCGCCCTCCTGGCCGGCGCGCGGGCCATCCCAGCCTTCGCGCTCGGGGTCGCGTTCGCGGCAGAACAGGATGGCTTCGCCATGCTTGCGGCCCGGCACCAGCACCAGCACGGCATCCGGCTCGGGAAACCCGCACAGGTACCAGAAGTCCGAATCCTGCCGGTACGGATAGTGCGTGTCGTGGCTGCGCACGCGCTCCGGCGCGGCGGGCAGGACGAGGATGGCGTCGTTGCCGGCCAGCCGCATCAACTGCCTGCGGCGGCGGGCGAACTCGGCCGCGCTTATCCCGGCCAGTGCCTTCATCAGTTCAGGCTCCGGCGATGCCGGGGCCCGAGCACGCAATCGCCATGCAGCAACAGGACGGCGACGCGGACGAATTCTTCAAGTTCGGCCAGTGCGTCTTCATCTTCGTCGTCGTCGCTGCTTTCGGCCGAGGCCTGGGCCAACCGCGCGAGATCCTGCAGCGCTTCCTGTCCTTCTTCGGACAGCGGCGGCGAGGCGCCCGTCGCCAGCCCGAAGGCGCCCAGGAAACCCTGGCACCACGAGAACAGCGCTTCGGCACGCTCATCCAGCGGACGGTCGGCGGCAGGCAGCAACAGGTCGAAAGCGAAGCTGCGGTCTTCGAGCTGCGCCACAGCGGTCTGTCGCAGGTGGTCCAGGGCACTGCCGGCGGCCGGGGCAGGCAGCTGATCGTCGGCCAGCGCGCGCGCCAGCCAGGCGCCATCGGCAGCGCCGCCACCGGCCAGCCAGCCGCACAGTGCGCCATGCAGTTCCGACGCCTCCATGGCCAGTCCCAACTGGCGGGAAGCGGCGGTCACGTCGGCGATATCGGGAAGGTCGGGCATAGAAGAACGCAATCCGCCAAGGGTTTCGGACAACCTCGCAAGTGTAGCAACGAAATCCCGCACACCGACTTGTTGTGCGTGTGTACGCATGCCTACACTCCAGCATCGCTCAGGCTCGGCACGGTCCGTCCACCCGCATGCACGCCCCCTCTGTCGTCGCACTGCTCGCAACGGCGTCCCCGCTGTCGTCCCGGGTGCCGGTCATGCTGCTTGCCGGCGTGGTGCTGGCGGGCGTAGTGGTGATCGGCACGCGCCGCTGGTGGCAGGCCTGGCTGGCGGCCCGGCAGCTGCCGCAGGAACCCTTGCGCAGCGAATCCCTGCGCAACCGCGACGAACGCCTGAAGCTGGCGCTGTGGGCGTCAGGCGAACAGTTCTGGGATTACGACCTGGTGCAGCGCAGGCTGTACCGGATGCGCGCCGACGAGACCGCCGTGCAGACGGGCGACATCACCGTGCTTACGCGACAGGGTGAAGTACCGACCATCCACGAAGAAGACCTGCCATTGGTGATGGAGCGCCTGCGCCTGCACCTGCAGGGAAAGTCGCCGATCTTCACGTCCGAACACCGCATGGACATGCACGGCAACGGGACGTGGGTGTGGGTGCGCGCCCGCGGCCGGGTGGTCGATCGCGACACCGAGGGCCGGCCGATCCGCATCGCCGGCACCGCACGCGACATCACCGCCAGCCGCAACGCCGAATACGAGCACCGTATCGCCGGCGAGGTGATGCGCAGCATGAACGAGGCCGTCGCGGTGCTGGACTGGGCGCACCAGTTCATCACCATCAACCCGGCGTTCACCCGCATCACTGGCTACGCCGAAGAAGAAATCATCGGCCAGCCGATGACCATGCTGGACAGCGACCAGCACGAGGACGCGTTCTTCGAACGGATGAACCGCGAGCTGCGGCTCACCGGACGCTGGTCCGGCGAAATCTGGAAGGTGCGCAAGGACGGCGAGGAGATCCTCTGCCGCATCGAGACCAACGTGGTGCCCGATGCCAGCGGCGAACGTCCGCTGTACGTGCAGGTGCTCACCGACATCACCGAGCAGAAGCGGGCCGAGCAGGAGCTGCGCTACCTGGCCAACTACGACACGCTGACCAGCCTGCCGAACCGGTCGCTGCTGTCCGAGCGGCTGTCGCGCGCCATCGTGCGGGCGCGCCGCGAGCACGGGCACGTGGCGGTGCTGTTCATCGACCTGGACCGGTTCAAGGACATCAACGATTCGTTGGGCCACGCCACCGGCGACCGCATCCTGCGCGCCGCCGCCGCGCGCGTGCAGCAGACGGTGGGCACCCAGCACACGGTGGCGCGCCTGAGTGGCGACGAGTTCACCGTGGTGCTGGAAGACATCAACGGCATGCCCGACGCCGAAGCCGTGGCCCAGCGCATCATCCAGGCCTTCCGTGCCCCGCTGAATTTCGGCGAGCGGCTGGAACTGGCGGTCTCGCCGTCGATCGGCATCAGCCTGTATCCCGAACACGCGCAGGTGCCGACCGAGCTGCTGAAGCATGCCGACACCGCCATGTACCAGGCCAAGGCGATGGGCCGGCACACGTACGAGATGTACTCCGAGTCGATGGACGAGAAGAACCGGCACCGCGCGATCCTCGCCAGCGCACTGCGCCGGGCGATCGACCGCAACGAGCTGTCGCTGGTATTCCAGCCGCGGCTGTCGATCTCGCGCCAGCGCATCACCGGCGTGGAAGCCCTGCTGCGCTGGGACAGCAAGGAATTCGGCATGGTCTCGCCGGCGCAGTTCATCCCCCTGGCCGAAGAGTCCGGGATGATCTTGGAGATCGGCGCCTGGGCGCTGCGGGAAGCCTGCCTGACCCTGCGCACCTGGCACGACGAAGGCATGGAAGAACTTTCGATGGCGGTGAACGTGTCCGCCACCCAGCTCCAGCGCGGCGACCTGCAGACGGTGGTGGCCCGCACGTTGCAGGAGACGGGCGTTCCCGCCGGCAGGCTGGAACTCGAACTGACCGAAAGCGTGGTGAT encodes the following:
- a CDS encoding DUF3144 domain-containing protein is translated as MTTEKDDHFYDRADAHIHLANDQTKDTGRGKVSASFLYGAARFNVHVAACNCESKHQMINERDSIRDYYVAEYTKMLEEHLDDYVEHYDRYMRKDT
- a CDS encoding nuclear transport factor 2 family protein, which translates into the protein MATQDEIMALERKFWQSMMDMDLDTAVSLLDEQSTAASAQGIHYFDPAEYKAMALLGDARITSFAFFDERVIFPVPDVAIASYKAKQSFTMGGKSHEMVVYDTTTWIRKGGRWVASAHTESPEQKDPSGAT
- a CDS encoding antibiotic biosynthesis monooxygenase family protein: MTRDLGFCVIYRARVHPDKEAQYIAAWSRLTMLIRTQRGGLGSRLHRGNDGLWYAYAQWESAEKRAAAFAMPAVDPAAQADMADAIIESFPEILLDPVEDQLMPVQIRRTG
- a CDS encoding GFA family protein codes for the protein MERFTGGCLCGNVRFVASGRPYRVGLCHCLDCRKHHGALFHASAIFPRDAVTVEGETRDYAGRFFCPRCGASVFGCSGDEIELNLGSLDAPDQLTPTYELWTIRRESWLPAFPLAKRYARDRDAGGRFEA
- a CDS encoding YciI family protein: MSKSEYLLISRGQWDETASPQDVQSAIDRFYTWYEQGLADGVLKPGSRLETHGKRVTRDGITDGPFAEAKELVGGYWFIVADSLDDAARIAAGNPCLPYGLTLEIRPLEAARARANDVTNETPPAWRSSGG
- a CDS encoding GFA family protein, with amino-acid sequence MTAAHARLEGGCHCGAITLAFFTSLMPGATAPRACDCSFCRAHRAAWVSDAAAQLIIHAHRPDRLRRYRQGSQAAQFLLCGDCGVLVAVIFEEDDRICAAVHVGCLDARDAFAPAVGVSPQTLTPDEKTARWRRLWIRDVRMVP
- a CDS encoding aminopeptidase P N-terminal domain-containing protein gives rise to the protein MKALAGISAAEFARRRRQLMRLAGNDAILVLPAAPERVRSHDTHYPYRQDSDFWYLCGFPEPDAVLVLVPGRKHGEAILFCRERDPEREGWDGPRAGQEGAVDDYGMDDAYPIDDLDEILPGLLEGRSRVYYHFGRDADFDLKLIGWVRHVRAHVKQGAQPPHEFLELGHLLHDLRLFKSKEEIKLMQRAADISVLAHQAAYRAAKPGIREYELQADVERVFRAHDAWPAYNSIVGAGRNACVLHYRANTAQARDGELVLIDAGAEYRGYAADITRTFPVNGRFTAAQRALHDLVGDAQRAALSCARVGVPYEAGHVAAVETLTEGLLRLGLLKGKLEKNLAEGTYRRFYRHKTGHWLGLDVHDVGDYRIDGESRLLEAGMVFTIEPGLYVGHDDDTVDPKWRGIGIRTEDDVLVTDGEPVVLTDALARSADEIEAAMARG
- a CDS encoding UPF0149 family protein, producing MPDLPDIADVTAASRQLGLAMEASELHGALCGWLAGGGAADGAWLARALADDQLPAPAAGSALDHLRQTAVAQLEDRSFAFDLLLPAADRPLDERAEALFSWCQGFLGAFGLATGASPPLSEEGQEALQDLARLAQASAESSDDDEDEDALAELEEFVRVAVLLLHGDCVLGPRHRRSLN
- a CDS encoding GGDEF domain-containing phosphodiesterase, which produces MHAPSVVALLATASPLSSRVPVMLLAGVVLAGVVVIGTRRWWQAWLAARQLPQEPLRSESLRNRDERLKLALWASGEQFWDYDLVQRRLYRMRADETAVQTGDITVLTRQGEVPTIHEEDLPLVMERLRLHLQGKSPIFTSEHRMDMHGNGTWVWVRARGRVVDRDTEGRPIRIAGTARDITASRNAEYEHRIAGEVMRSMNEAVAVLDWAHQFITINPAFTRITGYAEEEIIGQPMTMLDSDQHEDAFFERMNRELRLTGRWSGEIWKVRKDGEEILCRIETNVVPDASGERPLYVQVLTDITEQKRAEQELRYLANYDTLTSLPNRSLLSERLSRAIVRARREHGHVAVLFIDLDRFKDINDSLGHATGDRILRAAAARVQQTVGTQHTVARLSGDEFTVVLEDINGMPDAEAVAQRIIQAFRAPLNFGERLELAVSPSIGISLYPEHAQVPTELLKHADTAMYQAKAMGRHTYEMYSESMDEKNRHRAILASALRRAIDRNELSLVFQPRLSISRQRITGVEALLRWDSKEFGMVSPAQFIPLAEESGMILEIGAWALREACLTLRTWHDEGMEELSMAVNVSATQLQRGDLQTVVARTLQETGVPAGRLELELTESVVMASPEQNADTLRACRRLGISLAIDDFGTGYSSLAYLKRLPLTTLKIDREFISDLTHDTDDEAITSTIITMGQSLALKVVAEGVETWDQYEFLRNHGCDEVQGHWVSQALSPDQCLRFIREYYPGSGMRVAS